The DNA window CAGCATCAGCAGCGGCCAGAACGGCACCTTGGCGGCGATCAGCGATCCGATGATCACGATCGCACCCCAATGAGCGGCAAGCTGAACGAGGCCCGCGACGTCCGACTTGGCGGTCAGGCGGTTGCGCTCCTCCTGCGTCAACGATGAAATTACGTCGCGATGATCCACGGGCTTCGATCCAGGCTGGGATTTGATGGAATCCACTGTAGCCAATGAAAAAACTTTCCAAAAACGACGATTTCTGCAACTTTGATAAGCTGAACTTATCTATCTGGTGATCATGGTCACACTTCCATCTCTCAAAGGACTTCAGGCCTTCGAGGCCGCGGCGCGTGCAGGCAGCTTTGCCGCGGCGGCGGAAGAGCTTTCGGTATCGGCCGCCGCAGTCAGCCAGCTCATCCGCACCGTCGAGGAGCAGATGGGCCGCAAGCTGTTCCACCGCGTCAACCGACGCGTCGTCCTCACCGAGGCCGGCGTCGAGATGCTGCCCAGGCTGACCATGGCCTTCCAGGAGATCGGCAGTGTCTCGCGCGACCTTGGCGGCGATGCCTTCCGCCCGCGCCTGGTGGTATCGGTACCGCCATCCATGGCCATGGGTTGGCTTTCGCAGCGTCTCGCCGGTTTTGTCGCAAGCCATGGCGCGGTCGACATATCGCTCAGAGGCGACGACGACCCGGTGCCGTTCGACCGTGAGCTGATCGACATCAGGCTCACTTATGGCCCGCATTATCGCGAGCACCCGACCGAGGATATCGTCCAGGACGCGGTCTATCCCGTGTGTGCGCCCGGGCTGGCGG is part of the Mesorhizobium loti genome and encodes:
- a CDS encoding LysR family transcriptional regulator, which codes for MVTLPSLKGLQAFEAAARAGSFAAAAEELSVSAAAVSQLIRTVEEQMGRKLFHRVNRRVVLTEAGVEMLPRLTMAFQEIGSVSRDLGGDAFRPRLVVSVPPSMAMGWLSQRLAGFVASHGAVDISLRGDDDPVPFDRELIDIRLTYGPHYREHPTEDIVQDAVYPVCAPGLADTIKPEGLASLPLIHTGWGPTGASFPSWHNWFEMAGIEPGRAAQRGLSANSSRAALDLAISGLGVALAQGIYCAEALEDGRLVRPLAQMLELRQPYCLTIPERSAKRDVVAAFRQWLIDECRRAVGSPALL